From Planctomycetota bacterium, one genomic window encodes:
- a CDS encoding sugar-binding protein: MHTAKRAGRAFVLLFLGLLASGAQAQMATRRWGRPPAGEPARAQAQRAKPPTGYVAETPAAPVLDGKLDDACWAKAHPLAIASTLDGGSAASVPTEVRLLHDASHLYLAIKCDEPFLDRLKGAPRGHDGDFWNDDSVEVFLGAADTGTYFHFGFTAFGSTYDGQVKDGSWNSGAAAAAGKGKEFWAVEAAIPFERLVGKGKPPTRWIANFTRNRYTRGRWEELAWSPTFSGDSHVPARFGVLLFGDPPAGGASAPRELPAAKTPPELELLTVEGGEGVARFDLSALKGARIYRADLLLFRTAAITGADEQALVDIEVYPLVAEFASGAKPPAAERRLELRAPWFDRFDATEAVRAWASGKPNGGFFVKVCPLWNAAATCLDVAYEGRPEKVPLQAKGVQALHRAGQTFVTWHEIEDRVGKDEVRWAELKAMLDGLDRDREVRYCVYRSEDGPITAETLPRAELLAVVKPLSCWNTNGRNIERPIDHVIATSDVLLCGQWNPFRDATPDGDYGRDCPIDRLVIRDGDPPLPRGTGLYVHTPVANAPVGSKSRAYYTVLTCVDGIQNTLEVESVGPVEESLVPPEPVLQRELPKMPLFNYAEKRLHYVQWAARPMATHLPNQYYNWSVAVPTGLAEAKIRPEGRTTNLVPLELSLHRDGHSYWRTQYRIESDSIVVSPHDFPIKSWWYGYHESLGTLRSFRQGHVAPFTEFRLLAFIQWACRKWPVDRNRLLVTGSRGGASGSGALHLGLRYPEVFSLVLAGHGMPAYAGWSQAAEELERVWGKVDWALKTPEGTNVWEENDLLKRLAALPASAELPLVTLTASSGTAQTRDLYRRMLERGWPVIAEFQWGGGRLIPVSVTGTYQNNVRLDVRRNLPMLAFRTREALDMIDGGKMGDFNRELLWRADDLVDEADRFEATVLNVGRRDKGAKADITLRRLQKFKVEAGKPYDWEARAPDGGAVLQKGQATPAEGVLTLQEVPISQPAVRLVVRRANP, encoded by the coding sequence ATGCACACAGCGAAGCGGGCGGGCCGCGCATTCGTCCTCCTGTTCCTCGGGCTTCTCGCCAGCGGCGCCCAGGCCCAGATGGCCACGCGGCGCTGGGGCAGGCCGCCCGCGGGCGAGCCCGCACGAGCGCAGGCGCAACGCGCCAAGCCCCCAACGGGCTATGTCGCCGAGACGCCCGCCGCACCCGTCCTTGACGGCAAGCTCGACGACGCTTGCTGGGCCAAGGCCCACCCGCTGGCTATCGCCAGCACCCTCGACGGCGGCAGCGCCGCCTCGGTGCCCACCGAGGTCCGCCTGCTCCACGACGCCTCGCATCTCTACCTCGCCATCAAGTGCGACGAGCCCTTCCTCGACCGCCTCAAGGGCGCGCCCCGCGGCCACGACGGCGATTTCTGGAACGACGACTCGGTCGAGGTCTTCCTCGGCGCGGCCGACACGGGCACGTACTTCCACTTCGGCTTCACCGCCTTCGGCAGCACCTACGACGGGCAGGTGAAGGACGGCTCGTGGAACTCGGGCGCCGCGGCGGCCGCGGGCAAGGGCAAGGAGTTCTGGGCCGTCGAGGCGGCCATCCCCTTCGAGCGCCTCGTCGGCAAGGGCAAGCCGCCGACGCGCTGGATCGCCAACTTCACCCGCAACCGCTACACGCGCGGCCGCTGGGAGGAACTGGCCTGGTCGCCCACCTTCAGCGGCGACAGCCACGTGCCCGCCCGCTTCGGCGTCCTCCTCTTCGGCGACCCGCCCGCGGGCGGGGCCTCCGCGCCCCGCGAACTGCCGGCGGCCAAGACCCCGCCCGAACTCGAGCTGCTTACGGTCGAGGGCGGCGAGGGGGTCGCCCGCTTCGACCTCTCGGCACTCAAGGGCGCCCGCATTTACCGCGCCGACCTCCTCCTCTTCCGCACCGCGGCGATCACAGGCGCGGATGAGCAGGCCCTCGTGGACATCGAGGTCTACCCGCTGGTGGCGGAGTTCGCTTCGGGGGCGAAGCCGCCGGCGGCGGAACGGCGCCTCGAGCTGCGCGCCCCGTGGTTCGACCGCTTCGACGCCACCGAGGCCGTGCGTGCCTGGGCCAGCGGCAAGCCCAACGGCGGCTTCTTCGTGAAGGTCTGCCCCCTCTGGAATGCCGCGGCCACCTGCCTGGATGTGGCCTACGAGGGGCGTCCCGAGAAGGTGCCCCTCCAGGCCAAAGGGGTCCAGGCCCTCCACCGCGCGGGCCAGACCTTCGTCACCTGGCACGAGATCGAGGACCGCGTGGGGAAGGACGAGGTGCGCTGGGCCGAGCTGAAGGCCATGCTCGACGGACTCGACCGCGACCGCGAGGTGCGCTACTGCGTCTATCGCAGCGAGGACGGCCCGATCACGGCGGAGACCTTGCCGCGGGCCGAGCTTCTCGCCGTCGTGAAGCCGCTCTCGTGCTGGAACACGAACGGCCGCAACATCGAGCGGCCGATTGACCACGTCATCGCCACCAGCGACGTGCTCCTGTGCGGCCAGTGGAACCCGTTCCGCGATGCGACGCCCGACGGCGACTACGGCCGCGACTGCCCCATTGACCGCCTGGTCATCCGCGACGGCGACCCGCCCCTCCCCCGCGGCACGGGGCTGTACGTGCACACACCGGTCGCCAACGCCCCCGTGGGCAGCAAGTCGCGGGCCTACTACACCGTCCTCACCTGCGTGGATGGCATTCAGAACACCCTCGAGGTCGAATCGGTAGGGCCGGTCGAGGAAAGCCTGGTTCCGCCCGAGCCCGTGCTCCAGCGCGAGTTGCCGAAGATGCCGCTCTTCAACTACGCCGAGAAACGCCTCCACTACGTGCAATGGGCGGCGCGCCCCATGGCGACCCACCTGCCGAACCAATACTACAACTGGTCGGTCGCCGTGCCAACGGGATTGGCGGAGGCGAAGATACGGCCTGAAGGCCGCACTACGAACCTTGTGCCATTGGAGTTGAGTCTGCACCGCGACGGCCATTCGTACTGGCGCACGCAGTACCGCATCGAGAGCGACAGCATCGTCGTCTCGCCCCACGACTTCCCCATCAAGTCGTGGTGGTACGGCTATCACGAATCGCTCGGCACCTTGCGCTCGTTCCGGCAGGGCCACGTGGCGCCGTTCACGGAGTTCCGCCTCCTCGCCTTCATCCAGTGGGCCTGCCGAAAGTGGCCGGTGGACCGCAATCGCCTCCTCGTGACCGGCTCGCGCGGCGGGGCGAGCGGCAGCGGCGCGCTCCACCTCGGCCTGCGCTACCCCGAGGTCTTCAGCCTGGTCCTCGCCGGCCACGGCATGCCCGCCTACGCCGGCTGGAGCCAGGCTGCCGAGGAACTCGAGCGGGTGTGGGGCAAGGTGGACTGGGCGCTCAAGACGCCCGAAGGCACGAACGTGTGGGAGGAGAACGACCTGCTCAAGCGTCTCGCCGCACTCCCCGCCAGCGCCGAGCTGCCGCTCGTGACCCTCACCGCCAGCTCGGGCACGGCGCAGACGCGCGACCTCTACCGGCGGATGCTCGAACGCGGCTGGCCCGTCATCGCCGAGTTCCAGTGGGGCGGCGGGCGCCTCATCCCTGTCTCGGTCACAGGCACCTACCAGAACAACGTCCGCCTCGACGTGCGGCGCAACCTCCCCATGCTCGCCTTCCGCACCCGCGAGGCCCTCGACATGATAGACGGGGGCAAGATGGGCGACTTCAATCGCGAACTCCTCTGGCGCGCCGACGACCTGGTGGACGAGGCCGACCGCTTCGAGGCTACGGTGCTCAACGTCGGGCGGCGCGACAAGGGGGCGAAGGCCGACATCACGCTCCGCCGCCTCCAGAAGTTCAAGGTCGAGGCCGGCAAGCCGTACGACTGGGAGGCCCGCGCGCCCGACGGCGGCGCGGTTCTCCAGAAGGGGCAGGCCACGCCGGCAGAAGGCGTCCTCACGCTCCAGGAGGTCCCCATCTCCCAGCCAGCCGTCCGCCTCGTCGTCCGGAGGGCCAACCCATGA
- a CDS encoding DUF3034 family protein: MSRARFFVCMAALLASALLAAEAPAEKPPEKPAAKAAAPPLPLHTLEGPSGVYLTQTAYIANLPDDDSVMGKPAFAFSGVKIGRKDLESFTMSTNFAKRFELSYSFQRLGLGDFPRAVKNATGVQIDHSSLLHTLGLRAMVIREGEGMPGMPAVTIGVLGKKNTFVDEADDDLGGALKTLGYNEDAGVDFTMMASKTIVGVLPKPFIVSAGFRNTSAIHGGFVGFGNERHTVFEGNAIFFLTGRLVFAAEYRQMPNELKKLGKVVREEDDWWSMAFAYVFNNNLTGTLGFAHLGSVLNHNEEFCPLAQLKWEF; the protein is encoded by the coding sequence GTGTCCAGAGCGCGCTTCTTCGTCTGCATGGCTGCCTTGCTCGCGTCGGCCCTCCTCGCTGCCGAGGCGCCCGCCGAGAAACCCCCAGAGAAGCCCGCCGCCAAGGCCGCCGCGCCCCCGCTCCCGCTTCACACGCTCGAAGGCCCCTCCGGCGTCTACCTCACCCAGACGGCCTACATCGCCAACCTGCCTGACGACGACAGCGTGATGGGCAAGCCGGCCTTCGCCTTCTCCGGCGTCAAGATCGGCCGCAAAGACCTCGAGTCGTTCACGATGAGCACGAACTTCGCCAAGCGGTTCGAGCTCTCCTACTCGTTCCAGCGTCTGGGCCTGGGCGACTTCCCCCGCGCGGTCAAGAACGCCACGGGCGTGCAGATTGACCACTCGTCGCTCCTCCACACGCTGGGCCTGCGGGCCATGGTCATCCGCGAGGGCGAGGGGATGCCCGGCATGCCCGCCGTCACGATCGGCGTCCTCGGCAAGAAGAACACCTTCGTTGACGAGGCCGATGATGACCTGGGCGGCGCCCTGAAGACCCTGGGCTACAACGAGGACGCCGGGGTGGACTTCACGATGATGGCCAGCAAGACCATTGTCGGCGTCCTGCCCAAGCCGTTCATCGTGTCGGCCGGCTTCCGCAACACCTCGGCCATCCACGGCGGCTTCGTGGGCTTCGGCAACGAGCGCCACACGGTGTTCGAGGGCAACGCCATCTTCTTCCTCACCGGCCGCCTTGTGTTCGCCGCCGAATACCGCCAGATGCCCAACGAGCTCAAGAAGCTCGGCAAAGTGGTGCGCGAGGAAGACGACTGGTGGTCCATGGCCTTCGCCTACGTGTTCAACAACAACCTCACCGGCACCCTGGGCTTCGCCCACCTGGGCAGCGTGCTCAACCACAACGAGGAGTTCTGCCCCCTCGCCCAGCTCAAGTGGGAGTTCTGA
- a CDS encoding FKBP-type peptidyl-prolyl cis-trans isomerase → MDSLKDKVSYAIGLSIGKNMKQDNVELDPDLLLRGLKDALSGAKPLLTEAQIQEAMVAFQKEMQAKAAEARKASGEKSKKEGEEFLAANKKAAGVVTLPSGLQYKIIKKGNGKVSPKATDTVVTHYRGTLLDGTEFDSSIKRGEPAEFEVGGVIPGWTEALQLMKVGDKWELYVPAELAYGERGAGRAIGPNATLVFEVELLEIKPAEKEK, encoded by the coding sequence TTGGACAGCCTGAAGGACAAGGTGAGCTACGCCATCGGCCTGAGCATTGGCAAGAACATGAAGCAGGACAATGTGGAGCTGGACCCCGACCTCCTGCTTCGCGGGCTCAAGGACGCGCTGTCGGGCGCAAAGCCGCTCCTGACCGAGGCCCAGATTCAGGAGGCGATGGTGGCGTTCCAGAAGGAGATGCAGGCGAAGGCCGCCGAGGCCCGCAAGGCGTCGGGGGAGAAGTCCAAGAAGGAGGGTGAAGAGTTCCTCGCGGCCAATAAGAAGGCGGCGGGCGTGGTCACCCTGCCCAGCGGGCTCCAGTACAAGATCATCAAGAAGGGGAACGGCAAGGTGAGCCCCAAGGCCACCGACACGGTGGTCACCCACTACCGCGGCACGCTGCTCGACGGCACCGAGTTCGACAGCTCGATCAAGCGCGGCGAGCCGGCCGAGTTCGAGGTCGGCGGCGTCATCCCCGGGTGGACCGAGGCCCTTCAGCTCATGAAAGTGGGCGACAAGTGGGAGCTCTACGTTCCTGCCGAGTTGGCCTATGGCGAGCGCGGCGCGGGGCGCGCCATCGGCCCGAACGCCACGCTGGTCTTCGAGGTGGAACTCCTCGAGATCAAGCCCGCCGAGAAAGAAAAGTAA
- a CDS encoding MFS transporter has product MVNPGDESARSSGWKGAVRGNVLMMGLVSLFTDFSSEMIYPLLPVFFSGLVPAGAVALYVGVMEGLAETTASLLKIFSGRLSDALGKRKALAVLGYGVSSAVRPLMAVCFAGWHVVTLRFLDRVGKGIRTSPRDALISDSVPKEHRGLAFSFHRAMDHTGAILGPIAAIAILYGFLGYGLWKGTTERATPEEMRALRWLFAFALLPGIAAMVSLVGRVREVAPTPAAAKHAGPRGAWRHLPGRFYAFVGVVTLFALGNSSDLFLVFYGRTKFGFGLLPLIGVWVALHLSKMVFSVPGGVLSDRLGRRPVIVAGWAIYALVYLGMAFVAEAWQYWALIAVYGVYYGLTEGAEKALVADFVASEHRGTAYGLYHGAIGLAAFPASLVFGVFWQVLGPARAFGIGAGLAGLAVVGMMLLFSGTRRHDKAVA; this is encoded by the coding sequence ATGGTGAATCCAGGCGATGAGTCCGCGCGATCCTCCGGCTGGAAGGGCGCGGTGCGCGGCAACGTGCTGATGATGGGCCTCGTGAGTCTGTTCACGGACTTCTCCAGCGAGATGATCTACCCGCTGCTGCCGGTGTTCTTCTCGGGCCTCGTGCCGGCGGGCGCAGTGGCGCTCTATGTGGGCGTGATGGAGGGGCTGGCGGAGACGACGGCGAGCCTGCTGAAGATCTTCTCGGGGCGCCTCAGCGACGCGCTGGGCAAGCGCAAGGCCCTGGCCGTGCTGGGCTACGGCGTCTCGTCGGCGGTGCGGCCGCTGATGGCGGTGTGCTTCGCGGGCTGGCACGTCGTCACGTTGCGGTTTCTCGACCGCGTGGGCAAGGGCATCCGCACGTCGCCGCGCGACGCGCTGATCAGCGACTCGGTGCCGAAGGAGCACCGGGGCCTGGCCTTCAGCTTCCATCGGGCGATGGACCACACGGGCGCCATCCTGGGGCCGATCGCCGCCATTGCCATCCTCTATGGCTTCCTGGGCTATGGGCTTTGGAAGGGCACGACCGAGCGTGCGACGCCCGAGGAGATGCGCGCGCTGCGCTGGCTGTTCGCGTTCGCCCTCCTCCCGGGCATCGCGGCCATGGTGTCGCTGGTGGGCCGGGTGCGCGAGGTCGCGCCGACGCCGGCGGCCGCGAAGCACGCCGGCCCCCGCGGCGCGTGGCGGCACCTGCCTGGCCGCTTCTATGCCTTCGTGGGCGTGGTGACCCTTTTCGCGCTGGGAAACAGCTCGGATCTGTTCCTGGTCTTCTACGGGCGCACGAAGTTCGGTTTTGGCCTGCTCCCGCTCATCGGGGTATGGGTGGCGCTGCACCTCTCGAAGATGGTGTTCAGCGTGCCGGGCGGCGTGCTGTCGGACCGCCTGGGGCGGCGGCCCGTGATCGTGGCCGGCTGGGCGATCTATGCGCTGGTGTATCTGGGCATGGCCTTCGTGGCCGAGGCGTGGCAGTACTGGGCACTGATCGCCGTCTACGGCGTCTATTACGGCCTGACCGAGGGGGCCGAGAAGGCGCTGGTGGCCGATTTCGTGGCCAGCGAACATCGCGGCACGGCCTATGGGCTCTACCACGGCGCGATCGGGCTGGCGGCATTCCCCGCGAGCCTGGTGTTCGGTGTTTTCTGGCAGGTCTTGGGGCCGGCGCGGGCCTTCGGCATCGGCGCGGGCCTCGCGGGGCTGGCCGTGGTTGGCATGATGCTGCTGTTCTCAGGTACGCGACGCCATGACAAAGCGGTTGCATGA
- a CDS encoding YbaK/EbsC family protein: protein MPLRKLKDFLDSHGVKYLSVSHSPAFTAQEIAASAHIPGKELAKTVIVKLDGRIAMAVLPASRGVDFARLREAAGAGKAELASERDFSDLFPGCEVGAMPPFGNLYGLPVYAEASLAEDRSIAFNAGTHKELVKLAYADFERLVKPKVCEFAMPA from the coding sequence ATGCCTCTGCGCAAGCTGAAAGACTTCCTCGACAGCCACGGTGTGAAGTACCTCTCGGTCAGCCACTCTCCCGCGTTCACCGCGCAGGAGATCGCCGCTTCGGCGCACATCCCGGGCAAGGAGCTGGCGAAGACGGTGATCGTGAAGCTCGACGGCAGGATCGCCATGGCCGTGTTGCCGGCGAGCCGCGGGGTGGACTTCGCTCGGCTGCGCGAGGCCGCCGGCGCCGGCAAGGCCGAGCTGGCGAGCGAGCGCGATTTCAGCGATCTGTTCCCCGGCTGCGAGGTGGGCGCGATGCCGCCGTTCGGCAACCTCTACGGGCTGCCGGTCTACGCGGAGGCCAGCCTGGCCGAGGATCGCTCGATCGCCTTCAATGCGGGGACGCACAAGGAGCTGGTGAAGCTGGCCTATGCGGACTTCGAGCGCCTGGTGAAGCCCAAGGTCTGCGAGTTCGCCATGCCGGCGTGA
- a CDS encoding NAD(P)-dependent oxidoreductase — MRVLLVGGSGFVGAMSTPYLKQEHALRIFDLAPPRDATLEYFAGSVADAAAVRRALEGMEGVVYMTMGRSADGKYDCRDIDVNYDIHVKHLHRVLHAAAEAGIKRAVYTSSMSVYAHRPHGFPEGDDTPPDAPDVYGFTKRLGEIVCEHFARVHGMAIVSLRLNGPMPLEDWLAAARAGHVVTQTAAPDVARSISLALTAPVTGAHAVNIAGDYLGKRVRCTRAKELLGWEPLTRPPA, encoded by the coding sequence ATGAGAGTGTTGCTCGTCGGCGGCTCGGGCTTTGTCGGCGCCATGTCCACCCCCTATCTCAAGCAGGAGCATGCGCTGCGTATCTTCGACCTCGCGCCCCCGAGGGACGCGACGCTCGAGTACTTCGCCGGCTCAGTGGCCGACGCGGCGGCGGTGCGCCGCGCCCTCGAGGGCATGGAGGGGGTGGTGTACATGACGATGGGGCGGTCCGCCGATGGGAAGTACGACTGCCGCGACATTGACGTGAACTACGACATCCACGTGAAGCATCTGCACCGCGTGCTGCACGCGGCGGCGGAGGCCGGGATCAAGCGGGCCGTCTACACCAGCTCGATGTCGGTCTATGCGCACCGCCCCCACGGCTTCCCCGAGGGCGACGACACGCCGCCCGACGCACCGGATGTGTACGGCTTCACCAAGCGCCTCGGCGAGATCGTGTGCGAGCACTTCGCGCGCGTGCACGGGATGGCCATCGTCTCGTTGCGGCTGAACGGCCCGATGCCGCTCGAGGACTGGCTGGCCGCGGCCCGCGCGGGGCACGTGGTGACGCAGACGGCGGCGCCGGACGTGGCCCGGTCCATCTCGCTGGCGCTCACGGCGCCGGTCACCGGGGCTCACGCCGTCAACATCGCGGGAGATTACCTGGGCAAGCGGGTGCGCTGCACCCGCGCGAAGGAACTGCTCGGCTGGGAGCCGCTGACGCGGCCGCCGGCCTGA
- a CDS encoding aldo/keto reductase, with translation MQYRPVGNTGVRVSLLGIGTMRFKGRDNAVEMIRQAVKRGLNYIDIGAAYSYKSGDDNAEAWVGAAIQGLDRSKLVISAKAQPRKGEARVDRCLGIHTRDQMWQCIETSLRRAGVSYFDFYQFWDMSQAAHFEAACSGKDSPLIALREAREQGLVRHLGFTSHGGPDEIIQWLGRVPDFRFVTVYYNFTNRYVEEAISYAHDHNVGVAIMGPLYGGILVGHSSAFDDALVELRRMPVQEIAFRFLFSNPAISTVLSGMNELAHLEENAAIASGTAGLTPGQCERFVRAFQDFSKGEALCTGCRYCDNACPFELPIYKLMGTYQLSQIFGLPAGDEQLERLRSDGKLNVAACKACGKCTEKCPRHVPVAKRMQHLAELLKTV, from the coding sequence ATGCAGTATCGGCCAGTGGGGAACACCGGCGTCCGCGTCTCGCTGCTGGGCATCGGGACCATGCGGTTCAAGGGGCGCGACAACGCCGTCGAAATGATCCGCCAGGCGGTCAAGCGGGGGCTGAACTACATTGACATCGGGGCCGCCTACTCCTACAAGAGCGGCGACGACAACGCCGAGGCCTGGGTGGGCGCCGCGATCCAGGGCCTCGACCGCTCCAAGCTTGTGATCTCGGCCAAGGCCCAGCCCCGCAAGGGCGAGGCCCGCGTGGACCGCTGCCTCGGCATCCACACCCGCGACCAGATGTGGCAGTGCATCGAGACCTCGCTCCGGCGCGCAGGCGTGAGCTACTTCGACTTCTACCAGTTCTGGGACATGAGCCAGGCGGCGCACTTCGAGGCGGCGTGCAGCGGCAAGGACAGCCCGCTCATCGCCCTGCGCGAGGCGCGCGAGCAGGGCCTCGTGCGTCACCTCGGCTTCACCAGCCACGGCGGGCCCGACGAGATCATCCAGTGGCTCGGCCGCGTGCCCGACTTCCGCTTCGTGACCGTCTACTACAACTTCACCAACCGCTACGTCGAGGAGGCGATCAGCTACGCCCATGACCACAACGTGGGCGTGGCCATCATGGGCCCGCTCTACGGCGGCATCCTGGTGGGCCACTCCAGCGCCTTCGACGACGCGCTCGTCGAGCTCCGCCGCATGCCCGTGCAGGAGATCGCCTTCCGCTTCCTCTTCAGCAACCCCGCCATCTCCACCGTGCTCAGCGGCATGAACGAACTCGCCCACCTCGAGGAAAACGCAGCCATCGCCAGCGGCACCGCGGGGCTCACGCCCGGCCAGTGCGAGCGCTTCGTGCGGGCGTTCCAGGACTTCAGCAAGGGGGAGGCCTTGTGCACCGGGTGCCGCTACTGCGACAACGCCTGCCCCTTCGAGCTGCCGATCTACAAGCTCATGGGCACCTACCAGCTCAGCCAGATCTTCGGCCTGCCGGCGGGCGACGAGCAACTCGAGCGGCTGCGGAGCGACGGGAAGCTGAACGTTGCGGCGTGCAAGGCCTGCGGCAAGTGCACCGAGAAATGCCCGCGGCACGTGCCGGTGGCCAAGCGCATGCAGCACCTGGCAGAACTGCTGAAGACGGTCTGA